In Candidatus Desulfofervidus auxilii, one genomic interval encodes:
- a CDS encoding RRXRR domain-containing protein, producing MEANHESSKTKRETRVAKMFQRNLEGRLKAAEPAEGGTSKHAMGVPLACSLCAGQSRSGVHTPRKGGLQQVFVPVVDKNQVPLMPTKPSRARRWIKEDKATPFWKKGVFCVRLNVEPSSRKTEPVVVGIDPGSKKEGFSVKSRAHTYLNLEADAVTWVKEHVKQRRQMRKARRFRKTPCRANRSNRSIGGIPPSTKARWGWKLRICRWLKKLYPITHFVVENIKAWTKRGKRKWNKNFSPLEVGKQWFYRELNRLGHVITKQGFETKEIRGRLNLPKDHWIDAWCLAYSQVGGALPDNRNILGITPLRFHRRQLHALQPSKGGIRRPYGGTISLGFKRGSWVKHPKWSLCYVGGFLKDRLSLHSLVDGKRLTQSAKPEDCKFLTYSSWRVRLLPTLSRGVSAAQI from the coding sequence GTGGAAGCCAACCACGAAAGCTCTAAGACTAAACGGGAGACTAGGGTGGCCAAGATGTTCCAAAGAAATTTGGAAGGTCGCTTGAAGGCAGCTGAACCAGCTGAGGGTGGCACCTCAAAGCATGCTATGGGTGTTCCGCTAGCCTGTAGCCTCTGCGCTGGTCAGTCCCGAAGCGGTGTACATACTCCGAGAAAAGGAGGCTTACAGCAAGTTTTTGTCCCAGTAGTGGACAAAAATCAAGTCCCTCTAATGCCTACCAAACCCTCTAGGGCCAGGAGGTGGATTAAAGAGGACAAGGCAACCCCTTTTTGGAAGAAGGGTGTATTCTGTGTGAGACTTAATGTGGAGCCATCATCAAGGAAGACAGAACCAGTAGTTGTTGGAATAGACCCTGGTTCAAAGAAAGAAGGCTTTTCGGTTAAATCAAGGGCCCACACCTACCTTAACTTAGAGGCTGATGCGGTAACCTGGGTTAAAGAGCATGTTAAGCAGAGAAGGCAAATGCGAAAGGCTAGAAGATTCAGAAAAACACCTTGCCGAGCTAATCGAAGTAATCGTTCGATTGGCGGTATTCCACCAAGCACAAAGGCAAGGTGGGGATGGAAGTTAAGGATTTGTCGGTGGTTGAAAAAACTCTATCCCATAACCCACTTTGTTGTTGAGAACATTAAGGCTTGGACAAAAAGGGGAAAGAGAAAATGGAACAAAAATTTTAGCCCGCTTGAAGTAGGCAAGCAATGGTTCTACCGGGAATTGAACCGACTAGGACACGTAATCACAAAACAGGGTTTTGAGACCAAGGAGATAAGAGGAAGGTTGAACCTACCTAAAGACCACTGGATTGATGCTTGGTGTCTGGCTTATTCACAGGTCGGAGGAGCTTTACCTGATAACCGGAATATCTTGGGTATTACTCCGCTCAGGTTTCACCGAAGACAGCTCCACGCTTTACAACCTTCAAAAGGCGGAATAAGGAGACCTTACGGTGGAACGATCAGCCTGGGCTTCAAAAGAGGTTCATGGGTAAAGCACCCAAAGTGGAGTCTATGCTATGTTGGTGGCTTTCTAAAGGATAGGCTTAGTCTACATTCCCTGGTTGATGGTAAGAGACTAACTCAAAGTGCCAAACCGGAGGACTGCAAGTTCCTAACTTATTCAAGCTGGAGGGTGCGGCTGCTCCCCACGCTTTCGCGTGGGGTGTCCGCCGCACAGATCTAA
- a CDS encoding hybrid sensor histidine kinase/response regulator — protein MDEEVKELMKYKLLFEKSPDPIVLVGGNGEIKMANPAFLSLVGEKADVVIGKSFLDYVVSEDKDQLSQYHKKRRTDPRTAPLRYEFGLLTKKGEKKIIDRTVILLPDGETTLSILRDITPYKQLEIQLIQAQKMEAIGRLVGTIAHDFNNVLQAIIGYSQLLLSKINKNDPRWNYVYQINTISNEAANLVKQLLLFSRKQPIETIPVNINQVIDNMKEMIVRIIGENIECKFSLDRKLREVEADITQIEQIIMNLITNAKEAMPGGGRLIVETKNLKIDKAFASMRGIEPGDYVMLGVADTGKGMDEKIKQHCFEPFFTTKKDGTGLGLSTVYGIVNRMKGCVRVYSELYKGTIIKIYLPQAKTAVLSSAKPEITDISPGGGKTVLVVEDSKEIREFLKEMLETLGYSAVFAKNGAEALEQAKKYPVDVLLTDIVIPGMNGYELARHLYALRPEIKVVYMSGYPKGVLTEMNVNYPALTDGAWSE, from the coding sequence ATGGATGAGGAAGTTAAAGAATTAATGAAATATAAACTTCTTTTTGAAAAAAGTCCTGACCCCATTGTACTTGTGGGTGGTAATGGAGAGATAAAAATGGCAAATCCTGCTTTTTTATCTCTGGTGGGAGAAAAGGCTGATGTGGTAATTGGTAAATCATTTCTGGATTATGTGGTTTCTGAGGATAAAGATCAGTTATCTCAATATCACAAAAAAAGAAGGACAGACCCCAGAACTGCTCCATTACGGTATGAATTTGGTCTTTTGACAAAAAAAGGAGAGAAAAAAATCATTGACCGCACAGTCATCCTTCTACCTGATGGTGAAACTACACTTTCTATTCTCAGAGATATCACCCCCTATAAACAACTTGAAATCCAGTTGATTCAGGCACAAAAGATGGAGGCCATTGGCCGACTGGTGGGAACCATTGCCCATGACTTTAATAACGTTCTTCAGGCAATAATAGGCTATAGTCAGCTTTTGTTAAGCAAAATAAATAAAAATGACCCCAGGTGGAATTATGTTTATCAGATAAACACCATTTCAAATGAGGCTGCTAATCTTGTCAAACAGCTTTTACTTTTCAGCCGTAAGCAGCCGATAGAAACCATACCTGTCAATATTAATCAGGTTATAGACAATATGAAAGAAATGATCGTTCGCATCATTGGTGAGAATATTGAGTGTAAGTTCTCTCTGGATAGGAAACTCCGGGAAGTAGAAGCAGATATTACTCAAATAGAGCAAATTATTATGAATCTTATTACCAATGCTAAGGAAGCCATGCCTGGAGGTGGAAGACTGATTGTAGAGACAAAGAATTTAAAGATAGACAAAGCATTTGCCTCCATGCGTGGGATTGAACCAGGTGATTATGTTATGCTTGGTGTGGCTGATACCGGAAAGGGCATGGATGAAAAGATTAAACAACATTGTTTTGAACCATTCTTTACCACTAAAAAAGATGGAACTGGACTTGGACTGTCCACTGTGTATGGAATTGTTAACCGGATGAAAGGATGTGTCAGGGTATATTCTGAACTTTATAAAGGAACAATTATTAAAATATACTTACCACAGGCAAAGACCGCTGTTTTATCCTCAGCAAAACCTGAGATAACAGATATATCACCAGGTGGAGGGAAAACCGTCCTGGTAGTGGAAGATAGTAAAGAAATAAGAGAATTTTTGAAAGAAATGCTTGAAACACTGGGCTATAGTGCAGTTTTTGCCAAAAATGGTGCAGAGGCACTTGAACAGGCCAAAAAATACCCGGTGGACGTCCTTCTGACAGACATAGTAATACCAGGGATGAATGGATATGAACTGGCAAGACATTTATATGCATTACGGCCTGAGATAAAAGTAGTTTATATGTCTGGTTACCCGAAGGGAGTTTTAACCGAAATGAATGTCAACTACCCCGCCCTAACGGACGGGGCTTGGAGTGAGTAG
- a CDS encoding thioredoxin fold domain-containing protein, with protein sequence MKCMFILLCMVTFTCSTSFCKTASVCKGITIETLRKHVPIPPAEIISMRPVHGLCEIILDINGEYTPVYATKNFVIAGEVFENRTQVTQNKISELKAKQFGKLKSQVENLVAMSYRPSKNAQHTIYMFTDPVCPFCGRAESQIKQVADKFNAELKVIFFPVHIPVGRDKAIEAICRKLTLEQYLKKDWERENKTDDYQCERGKKIVNESSTLARKLGIRGVPTFFTGNGKRIVGANMRQLESVLK encoded by the coding sequence ATGAAATGTATGTTTATCCTGCTGTGTATGGTTACTTTTACCTGTTCAACCAGCTTTTGCAAGACAGCCAGTGTATGTAAGGGTATTACCATTGAAACACTACGCAAACACGTCCCCATCCCGCCGGCAGAGATTATCTCCATGCGTCCTGTACATGGACTGTGCGAGATTATCCTTGATATAAACGGTGAATATACCCCGGTCTATGCCACAAAGAACTTTGTTATTGCAGGTGAGGTATTTGAAAATAGGACACAGGTAACCCAGAACAAAATAAGTGAGCTAAAAGCTAAACAGTTTGGCAAACTCAAAAGCCAGGTAGAAAACCTGGTGGCCATGAGTTACAGACCATCTAAAAATGCTCAGCATACCATATATATGTTTACCGACCCTGTATGTCCATTCTGCGGCCGTGCCGAAAGTCAGATCAAACAGGTCGCTGATAAATTCAATGCGGAACTGAAGGTAATTTTTTTCCCGGTTCATATTCCCGTGGGCCGTGATAAGGCTATAGAGGCAATCTGCAGAAAGCTTACCCTGGAGCAATACCTGAAAAAGGACTGGGAGAGGGAGAATAAAACAGATGACTACCAGTGTGAGAGAGGCAAGAAAATTGTTAATGAATCTTCCACTCTGGCCAGAAAACTGGGAATCCGGGGAGTCCCTACATTTTTCACCGGGAATGGAAAGAGAATAGTCGGGGCAAACATGCGCCAGCTTGAAAGTGTCCTGAAGTAA
- a CDS encoding type IV conjugative transfer system protein TraL yields MEFETRFCPTLDKPPLFLWWEMDEIIVFVTCIGLSFVFFKEALPGTIAGIIGMWLYIKIFKKRGRVNKVLHHLWRRGVFDYPTIPPGYYRYFWE; encoded by the coding sequence GTGGAGTTTGAGACCAGGTTCTGTCCCACACTGGATAAACCCCCACTCTTTCTGTGGTGGGAAATGGATGAAATAATCGTTTTTGTGACCTGTATCGGGCTTTCTTTTGTTTTCTTCAAGGAAGCACTGCCGGGAACGATAGCCGGAATCATTGGCATGTGGCTTTATATCAAGATATTCAAAAAGAGAGGAAGGGTAAACAAAGTACTGCATCATTTGTGGCGGCGTGGAGTATTTGACTACCCCACGATACCTCCTGGCTACTACAGGTACTTCTGGGAATAA
- a CDS encoding TraE/TraK family type IV conjugative transfer system protein translates to MLFKKYLSTYTSTLSENRFLKVIIFSLMITVMVEGAMLIFLAKQVRVVIVPNFIDKQFSIQGNRASYEYITLMTEYAVGLLNDYTPKTVKQRRQEFLRFVAPQYYHEIEARLLAEADELIRYDTSSFFIKQETRVMPDRVIVIGIRKKFLGKEPVPQAQIVCVAFYKIKDGRFRIVKYEEMDLDTYRKTYGNI, encoded by the coding sequence ATGCTATTTAAAAAATATCTCAGCACTTACACCAGTACACTTTCAGAAAATAGATTCTTGAAGGTGATAATCTTTAGTCTGATGATAACCGTGATGGTAGAGGGGGCAATGCTAATTTTTCTGGCAAAACAGGTAAGAGTGGTAATTGTGCCAAATTTTATTGATAAACAGTTTTCCATCCAGGGAAACAGAGCCAGCTACGAATATATCACGTTAATGACCGAATATGCTGTGGGACTACTTAATGATTACACCCCTAAAACTGTTAAACAGCGGAGACAGGAATTTTTGAGGTTTGTTGCGCCACAATATTATCACGAGATAGAAGCCCGGTTACTTGCTGAAGCAGATGAACTCATAAGATATGACACCTCATCATTTTTCATCAAGCAGGAAACCAGGGTAATGCCCGACAGGGTTATTGTTATTGGAATACGCAAAAAATTTCTTGGCAAGGAACCTGTGCCCCAGGCACAGATTGTATGTGTAGCTTTTTACAAAATAAAGGATGGAAGATTCAGGATTGTGAAATATGAAGAAATGGATCTTGATACTTATCGCAAAACTTATGGTAACATCTAA
- a CDS encoding TraK domain-containing protein, which yields MKKWILILIAKLMVTSNLFAFQVVQGEGYQFVDISLKDTNRIICPVSIGQAIFSKEKNIQVKIAGQNAFVKIIPHQEFNPETGQQKLVYPSYPRELYLECGGKIFSLVLTPKDIPAETIALRLPAYEKEKATEYEKSGPYRKTLLELIRSAYLEQPPEGYQVEETNQPLKNFDKIEVFLRRKMKGAHYVVYEYVITAKQKVNLDEIHFLHITRNPLAISLSKLILTEGETARLFIVSRKS from the coding sequence ATGAAGAAATGGATCTTGATACTTATCGCAAAACTTATGGTAACATCTAACCTTTTTGCCTTTCAGGTTGTCCAGGGAGAGGGTTATCAGTTTGTAGACATTTCTCTTAAAGACACAAACAGAATTATCTGTCCTGTCAGTATAGGACAGGCCATCTTTTCAAAAGAAAAAAACATCCAGGTGAAAATTGCCGGCCAGAATGCCTTTGTAAAAATTATTCCGCATCAGGAATTCAACCCTGAGACAGGCCAACAGAAGCTGGTTTATCCATCCTACCCCAGGGAACTCTACCTTGAATGTGGAGGAAAAATTTTCTCTCTTGTTCTGACTCCAAAGGATATTCCTGCTGAAACCATTGCCCTGAGATTGCCGGCTTACGAAAAAGAAAAAGCTACTGAATACGAAAAGAGCGGTCCCTATCGTAAAACCCTCCTGGAACTTATCAGGTCTGCCTATCTGGAGCAGCCTCCGGAGGGTTACCAGGTAGAAGAAACAAATCAGCCTCTCAAGAACTTTGACAAAATCGAGGTGTTCCTCCGGCGCAAGATGAAAGGAGCACACTACGTGGTATATGAATATGTTATCACGGCAAAACAGAAAGTGAACCTTGATGAGATTCACTTTCTTCACATAACAAGAAATCCACTGGCAATATCACTCTCAAAACTCATACTTACTGAGGGAGAAACGGCAAGGCTCTTTATTGTCTCCAGGAAAAGCTGA
- a CDS encoding TraB/VirB10 family protein, translating into MEKFWENIQQGNKKKLFYQAITGIVLIILAIGVYFMIKPRGHRAHPRPEITTHKEDLTRESWLATATKRLEEQQRRLKQMEKKLKEIQNMTKSQKGTPLSPPPPPPPSENKQKQASPFIPPPPPPPAKAPTGTTPPVPPAQVKQQASQGITVESIDLIAVVKGSGEKKVNSPVKTTIRQKKKAKENIENTIPAGSFTSGILLSGLDAPTGGKASSSPHPVLIRLTDLTVLPNKFYSDIKSCFVIGEGYGDLSSERAYIRLNTLSCVKEDTSILERKIEGYISGEDGKIGLKGRVVSKQGALLARTLVAGFLEGASKILQQQGTYVSISPLGATETVKPGEVTRLSMYSGAAEAAKKLSDFYMKLVNETFPVVEITAGRKVEIVFLKKVNLEKSS; encoded by the coding sequence ATGGAAAAATTCTGGGAAAATATACAGCAGGGAAACAAAAAGAAACTTTTCTACCAGGCAATAACAGGTATTGTGCTGATTATACTGGCTATCGGTGTTTATTTCATGATTAAACCCAGGGGACACAGAGCACACCCCAGGCCGGAGATTACCACCCATAAAGAAGACCTCACCAGGGAATCCTGGCTGGCCACGGCCACAAAACGTCTGGAAGAACAGCAGAGACGGTTGAAGCAGATGGAGAAGAAGCTGAAGGAAATTCAGAATATGACAAAGAGTCAGAAAGGAACTCCACTATCACCACCTCCACCGCCACCACCATCAGAAAATAAACAAAAACAGGCCAGTCCATTCATCCCACCCCCTCCACCACCTCCTGCAAAAGCACCTACCGGAACGACTCCTCCCGTTCCTCCAGCACAGGTAAAGCAGCAGGCATCACAGGGAATAACCGTGGAATCAATTGACCTTATAGCAGTTGTGAAGGGAAGCGGAGAGAAAAAAGTAAATTCTCCGGTAAAGACCACAATTAGGCAGAAAAAAAAGGCAAAAGAGAATATAGAAAATACTATTCCTGCAGGTTCATTCACATCCGGCATTTTGTTGTCCGGTCTTGATGCCCCCACAGGGGGGAAGGCCAGCAGTTCACCACATCCTGTTCTGATCAGACTTACTGATCTGACCGTCCTGCCCAACAAGTTTTACTCTGACATAAAAAGTTGCTTTGTAATAGGAGAGGGATACGGAGACCTATCCTCCGAAAGGGCATATATAAGGCTAAATACTCTGTCATGTGTAAAGGAAGACACCAGCATTCTGGAAAGAAAGATAGAGGGATATATCTCCGGTGAGGACGGGAAAATCGGCCTGAAGGGCAGAGTGGTAAGCAAACAGGGAGCACTCCTGGCCCGCACGCTGGTAGCAGGCTTCCTTGAGGGGGCAAGCAAAATCCTTCAGCAGCAAGGCACATACGTAAGTATTTCACCACTGGGGGCCACCGAAACCGTAAAACCCGGAGAGGTTACAAGACTTTCCATGTATTCCGGTGCGGCGGAAGCAGCGAAGAAACTGTCAGATTTTTACATGAAGCTGGTTAATGAAACTTTTCCAGTTGTTGAAATTACTGCCGGAAGAAAGGTGGAAATAGTATTTCTAAAAAAAGTAAATCTGGAGAAAAGCTCGTGA